The window ATGTCTCAGCGAGGGCCAGGTGGCAGGAGGATGGCTCCGGGGAGCGATGAGTCCTTACCGGCAGCAGCCAGCTCTCGTCCAAGAAGCTGCAATTCTGTAAACAAAGGAGTGCCAGTGCCATCGGTCCTGGCCAGGAGGGGGCCGGGGCCCTGCATTGGGAGCCGCCACCCCCCTGATTCATCACCACACCTGCAGGTCCAGGGAGAAATCCATCTCTgtcagcaccagcagcagcgagaggaaaggctctgcagagggatggggacGGAGAAGCAGTGTCACTGCAGGGTTTCTGGCAGCTACAGCCTCACAGGGACGTAGCAGAGGACAGAATAAAGCCGTTTTCTGTGTAACTAATGAGCCCTGGGAGCGAGGCCTTGAGAGCATTCCAGCACCACAGcacccaggctgctgctggaggctcaTCCCAGGctcccactgccagcacaggTGTGGCTTGGCACCTGCTTTGCCCTAATTCAGACCAAGGCTTGCAACAAACGCTGCTGACGAGTGACTCGCTCTCCATTTCTCACCctacaagcaaagcaaagctgccCAGGCTCTCCTGCACAAGCCTTGCAATCACTCTGCTGGGTCTACAATCTGCTCACGCACCAGCAGCGCAGGTGATTTATAAACCATCGATGTACAGGTTTAACACAGGGTTATTTATCATAATCAAAAGATTAAAGGCTTCCACCCTGGCCTGGCCCCCTCAAGGAGCACGGCTGCAGATGGATGGAGTGCTGCAGCCTGTCAAGGCAATACAGCCATCTAAAAATCCTGTGCGACCCCTCAGCCCAGGTCCAGCTGTAATGGGCTCCCCCCGAGCCAGACCACTAGGTCTGCTTAAACATATGAAGGAATAACACTGGAAGACCCTTCAGGAGCTGTTTCCCTATCCCATGACACCAAAGCCAACCCGAGACAGATTCAAACcctgtttaaatatttacacCTCTTTTTCCATCGCCGCAGCAGCATATTTAGATTCCAGCACTAAATCTGGACTAGAAAAATCACAGTGGACTattccccctcccctgcagcagtGCACTGCCATAACACAGGTTACATCCCACCTCGGATGCGCCACCATCTTACCCCGGAGACCTTCACTGCCGAGGATGGAGCTCTCTGGAtcataaaactgaaacacagtgaAACGCCACCGTTACTCTGCCATTTCACTGCCCATGTGGGCCCGTTTCACTGCACCACGTGCTGCACCTCCAGGAGTCCGGGGGTCTGTGCCAGCTCCCTCACGGCCACCGCCAGCACCTTCCCTTGCAGGGCCAAGCGCAGGAAGTACCGCCCACGGCCCTGGGCCGTCCGTGTCCGCTCACAGCCCCCGGCTCTCTGGATGCTCACGGAGAGAGGGGTCGGCCTGTTCGGGGAGAGGGGAAGCACCTTTGGCAGCGCCTGGGAGCATCCTCCCTGCACCGGAGCTCTTTGGGATGAGTATGTCACAACAGACACCCCCACAGCTCACgtttccatcccagccctgcccggggACGCTCACCTGCCGCTGGTCCCCGtgggaagctgctccagccaGTGCCAGTAATCTCGTCTCCGGAAGCCCCAAGCCGGTTCTGTGGGAGAAAGGGCACGCGAGGCCCCTCGCCGCGGGCCCCGGGGAGCTGCCACCCCCCTCCCGGGCACGAAGGGTCACTCACGTCGGAGCCCTTTGCGCAGGATGCTCTCCAGCCGCTGGCAGAGGGACACGAGGTGCGGCGAGGTGTCCGTGCAGGGCCCCCCGACCTCCCGCAGCTGCAGCACCGCACCTTCAGTGAGGGAAAAGGCAGCACCCGTGGGTGCCCCAGCCgggggaagggcaggggggTACCACGGGAGCAGCTCTGCAtagccccggggggggggggactgGTGGTAGGGGGGTGCCCAACACCCCGGCAGGGCTCGACCCTCCCCGGCTGCGGCTGCCACACCGGGCAGGAACTCGGGTAAACTTCCTCAAAGTCCCTGGTCCAGGgagccccagcccggcccggggagctccagcccggccccgccgtcTGTCCGGTCAGACCGGTACCGGTGCGCGGCCAAGGGCCGGTCCCTGAACAGCGCTGCTGGAAGAGGCAGGAACAGCCCCAGGGGGCCCACGCTCACCTTTAAGGGCGCTCAGCAGCGGCTCCTTCCCGGCCATGGACTCGTCTCCCCGGGCCGAGCGGTCCCGCGGCGGCGGCTGGACGGGAACCGGTAACGGGCCACGCCCCGGGAGCGGCCCGGGGGGGGGAACCTCACACACAGGTGTGTGTACCTGAGCATATAGCAAAAGCACAGATGTTGACGTATGCAGGGATAACACAGACAGTGACACAGATATCTATCGATACATATATGTTACATACGTTGTATCGGCAGAAGCCGCATATGTAAGAGAGGCACCCGTGCAAACAGACGCATATTTATCTGTACATATATTAGGACAGGTTCTGCGATACGTATTTGGATATATATGCGTTAAAAAGCCCCGGCGCTGGCCCCGCCGTAGGTACACACGGGGTGTGTAGGGGCCAGCTCTCCCCTTGCCCATAGGGCTGCCCACGCACGACCAGCCTTTCCCAGAACCCTGGGAAGGGTGCGGTGCGCTCAGGGGCGGTGCGGGACCCGGAGGCGGTGCAAGGctcaggggagggaggaggggcGCGGATCCCGGAGCGGTGCGGATCCCGGAGCGGTGCGGGATCCGGGAGCGGTGCGGGATCCGGGGGCGGTGCGGGATCCGGGGGCAGTGTGGATCCCGGAGGCGGTGCGGAACCCGGGGGCGGTGCGGAACCCGGGGGAGGTGCGGGACGGTCGTGGGCGGTGCGGTGCGGCCATGGCAGAGCCGGTGGGTCCCGGTCCGTCCCCGCTGCTGGCGGCTGCCCGCCGGGCGCACGAAGCGATTTTCGGGGGGCCGGCGGTGCTGGCGGCGTGGGCCCCCGGCCGGGTCAACCTCATCGGCGAGCACACCGACTATAACGGCGGCTTCGTGCTGCCCATGGTAAGAGCCTGGGATCCCCGGCCCCGGCATCCCGCCATGTCACCCTTCCGGGTCCCCTCTGAAAGCCCCCGGGGGGTACCTCGCCCCAGGATGTCCCCTACCTCGGGGATGTGTCCCTCAGTCGAGGACCCTGCGGGATCCCCCCGCCGAGTCCGGAGCTCGCAGCAGGATCCGGAGCACCAGGGGCTCCgcagagcagctcctcactCACTACTGGGGGAATGTGATTTCCCCCTTCCCAACCACCTCTTTTCTGCAACCCCGTCAAACAATTTCCTGTTCACGGAGAGCGATGTTTTGGTGGTGGAGGTGGTTCGGAGCAGCAGGAGCTTCCTGCTCTTTCCGAGCTCCTTCGAGCTCCCTTTGGCTCAGTCCTAAATCAAACATGCAGCTAATTATTGTGAGGCCGAAGAGCGTGGGAGCAGGTCAGCTGAATTCCCTGGCAGGCAAGAAAACTTCCTGAAGCCTCTCCCATGCTTGTAGTGGTTACCACTCCCCCGGAGCCCGACAGCCAGCACCCTGGCACTGAGCTGGGGGGGTCTGTCACAACATTCAGCAGGAAGACCGTTCCTGTGTGGCAACAAATAGCCAGAAAGTTTAATTCTGTTGCGAGCCAGACCATACGCTGGGGGCTCTGTGGAGTCAGAGTTAAGGGGAACATGTGTTGGGTGCTCCAGCTGTGAGTCGAAGCAGCCACCACTGTCCCCTGCCACCCATGGGGATGTCAAGGTGTCTGAGCCCACCTTCCCCacccccaggctctgcagctggggaCGGTGCTGGTGGGATCCCCCACGCAGGACGGGACCATCTCCATCCTCACCACCTCGGCGGAGGCGGACGAGCCCCACAGGGTGCAGTTCCCAGCTCCCCACCGCGGCAGCTCCCTGAGCCCGGGGCGGCCTCGCTGGGCCAACTACGTCAAGGGCGTCATCCAGCACTACCGGGGTAAGACCCAGGCTGAGGGGTGGGGCAGAGACCCCCTTGCAGGGGCTGGTGTTCAGCACCTGGTTTTGGGTGCGCTCCAGGGGCTCTTCCAGCACTGTTGCAAACCTACAGCTCTGCCGGGACCAGGCTCCAGCAGAGATGCTCTCAGCTCCAAAGCCCCCTGTGTTTGGGAGCAGGTGCCCGGGTCACACTCTGCCATGGGTCACCCAGTGGTTTAAAGTGGGATATTGGGCAGAGGCTCCTTGCTCTTGTTCCCGGTGAGCTGtggggcacccccagccctgcaggggcTCACagcccccctcctcccttctcttcccacaggtggtgctgtgccagggtTCAGTGCCGTGGTCGCCAGTGACATCCCCCTGGGTGGGGGCCTCTCCAGCTCGGCTGCTCTGGAGGTGGCTACTTACaccttcctccagcagctctgccctggtaAGGCAGTAGCCAGTCCTGACCCCTAGTGTCTCTGTTTccaggtgggagctgggatgaGGGGGGTGCCCTTAGCAAGATCCCACAGCCCTTGGGGAAACGCCGCTGTGGAGTGGGTCACAACTCCCCACTGCAGCCAGAGTTGGCACTGCTGTGACTGTGTGCTTCCTCTGGCTCATCCAGCCTGAGCTCCCCAGACCTCTAAAATCCATGGACCACCCCTGGGACAGGCCAGGGGCATGAGAGGATGTTccccttggagcatctccctaCCCTGATGTCCCCAAAAATTGAGAGATCTGAGATACCAGTGTTAAATTATCACATCCAGCTGGATCTGGGGACCCACACTGGCATGGATGGCACGCAGTGGTGCAGGAGCAAGCACCTGCAGCTGCAAAACCCCATTCTATGGGAAAACAGCCCTTTACCTCCGTGTTGGCCCCCCCTGCTCCAAGGCAAGGGGCCAGGGTCCTGGAGCTGCTAACCTGTGTGTCTCCACTCTGGCCCAGATGATGGTGATTTGGTAGCCAAGGCATTGGCATGCCAGAAAGCAGAGCACACGTTTGCTGAGATGCCCTGTGGGATCATGGACCAGTTCATATCTGTGATGGGCAAGGAAGGCCACGCTCTGCTCATTGACTGCAGGTGAGGGTTGAGTGCTGAGCTCACGGTGCTGTGcccacctccttgggcagctgAGTGGGGATGAACTGGTTCTGTGGCCATGACATAAGTGCAGGAGTGCAGGGAAGGGTTAACCCCCGAACCCAGCCCAAAATCTCATCGTGGGGATGGGTCTTCCTGCCTTTTAATTCCTCCTTGGCTTgattcctcctcctgcagcctttcTCCTACTTGCCTGTCCCTTTGTCACTTTCGTTAGGGACTGTTATGAAATTGATAattgggaagggagagaaatacTCGGGCGAAATCCTAAACCACCTGGACTTTGCCTGTGTGGTTCAGGAGCTGCCTGCCACGTGGCCTCACACAGGTGTCCGAGGGCTGGAGCGGGCAGGGGGATGGGCACATGGCCCCACGCTGAACTCTTGCTGCAGGTCCCTGGagactgtccctgtcccactgaGCGatgccaggctggctgtgctcATCACCAACTCCAACGTGCGGCACACGCTGACGGGCAGCGAGTACCCCACGCGCCGGCGGCACTGcgaggaggcagcagcagcactcgGCAAGGCCAGCCTGAGGGATGCCACCATGGCTGAGCTGGAAGGTGGGGACAGTCCTTCCCTTGGCTCTGGCAGCCTCTTGGGGCATCAGGAGCTCGATGCCCTGTGGCACCAGCTGAGACCGTGGGGTAGCACCAGGGACAGGTGGCTGGGTGCACGCACCAGGATGGGAGTGTGCCAACACCTAGAGGAGCTCTGGCACAGGATGGCTGCAGGATGTAGCCGTGCTTGCttgcagcagcatccctgggtggctctgctgcagggacacacgTGTCTCCACAGCGGCCAGGAGCCGGCTGGGCGAGGAGGTGTATCGGCGCGCCAGGCACGTCATCGGTGAGATAGCACGGacagcccaggcagcacaggcactgcaggacagggaCTACAGGACGTTTGGGAGGCTGATGGTGGAGAGTCACAACTCCCTCAGGTGAGGATGCACCAAGGATGCTCACAGCCTTCCTCACATATACATGCACTtacaggcagagctgcactggTGTCTGCAGCATCTGACATCGCTGCAGTTTGCTACGGCAGTGGCTGCACCAGGACACAGGTGTCAGCTGTTCATGGTGCAGTGGTTATGGGCAGGGTGCAGGACAGGGCTCACCACGGGTCTCCTCTCTCCAGGGATGATTATGAAGTGAGCTGCCCCGAGCTGGATGAGCTGgtagcagcagctctggaagtcGATGGGGTTTATGGCAGCAGGATGACTGGGGGAGGCTTTGGAGGCTGCACTGTGACACTGCTggaagctggggctgcagagagaGCCCAGCAACACATCCAGGTATGCAGCAGAAAAGTGCCAGGAGATTGACTTAAGGGTCCCAAGGGAACACTCAGGGGCACAGCTTGGAAAGACCTGGTGGCTGAGATGGTGCTCCTGAGGCACTTGGGCCTTTCATGGCCCTGGATGGGCTTCACCAACCCTGTCTGTTGGTGCCACTAAGCTCTTGCAGGCAGTTCAGCACCGTGCTGATCACAGAACCCTGCCCAAGGGTGTCACTGCATTGAGGAAGTGAGAGAAAAGGTGCTGGGTGAGCTTCAGGAAGGCCAAATTTATCTAGGGAAAAGTGATCTGAGCTAAGCTTGAGCAATGCTGAGCTTAACACAGGCAGTTACAGCCCAAGAACAATCTCAGTGCCATCACCAGTGTTCTCTAAATCAGCACCTCAGAGTGTACTGGTAGCTGAAAACACCAGCAAAATGTGGGGACTATGAAGGAGGCAGAGCTTCATTTTGCTGCTCTGTGAGATCATGATGCACCCTGTAAATAACTGGGGGGATAAAGAAGGGGCTGAGGAAGATCTGCAATGAGGAGAGACCAAAAGGTCTGTGCCTCTGCCAAAGCTGGGAGTGAGGGAACGTGACCAGGAATTACAAACCAGTGAAGGGGGTAGATGGAGTGAGTGTGGAACTGACCCTCAAATCCTCCAAAATAAGAACCAGGCAGCACTGGATGAGTTAGGAGCAGATCAGAGCTGAGGAagcactgcccagggctggggtgggggagcTTGCAGAGGCCATGGAGCATCATCAGGGTCAAAAAGAGGTTGGAAAAAATCATGGACAATGGTCCATAAGGTGCTGCTGAAGGGTCAGCTGAGGAGTGTGTTGGTatcctccctgccccaggctgtGGATGGACCATGGGACCCCAGGCAGTGGCTGGGACAAGATGCTGTCCCCAAAGAGCGTCTGACATGGCTGCGTTGGAGTGGTGGTGACGGGGTCAGATGGGTGCTGGGCTGACCAGCAGGGCATTTCTCCCTGTCTCTGGAATCCCCCAGCCCACTCCCAGAGCACCAGCACTGACTGCTCCTCTTGTCTCCTAGGAGAAATACAGCGGCACAGCTACCTTCTACCTCACCAAGCCCTCTGGAGGGGCAAAGGAGCTGCCCCTGTAGAGGAGCAACCACCTCCTGAGATCCCTGGTCTGGAATTGCCTGTCTCTCAGAGgcagctgctttccctgcttcccaagggGGTCGGTTTGTCCATCTGCATCATTTGCTCAATAAAGGCATTTGCACAGTTCTGCACCCACTTGATCCAAAGTCATTGGGGACCATTCCTCAGAGGAGACTGGTTTAACTCCAGTTTGAACTGGACTGATGAGCCATTACCAGGGCTGTGGGGTCCAGTAGTGCCTCTGGAGCTGCAGTTGCAGGAGGGGATAGcagtggaggagcagcaggcacTGCACTTGGCAGAAGTTCCTGTTTGGGAATCTGGCACATGTCCTTTGTCTGCTGCAGATGGAGGCTgttgggggggggaggatttttttagattttttttaaagaaaaaggaagaggcaGACTGTagagaaaacatttattaaGTGCAATAGGAAGCCATCTGATCAAAGACCTGCTCTGGATCTGCCTTGGAAAGGCTGAAACAGCACCAGCCCTAATGACCAGATGGAATTTAAAACGACAGCCATGGGTTAGTGCACAAGCCATGGTGGATGTGGGGAGGACATGAttccctggagagcagctgatggccaggctctgctcttGGATAAG is drawn from Chiroxiphia lanceolata isolate bChiLan1 chromosome 19, bChiLan1.pri, whole genome shotgun sequence and contains these coding sequences:
- the GALK1 gene encoding galactokinase, with product MAEPVGPGPSPLLAAARRAHEAIFGGPAVLAAWAPGRVNLIGEHTDYNGGFVLPMALQLGTVLVGSPTQDGTISILTTSAEADEPHRVQFPAPHRGSSLSPGRPRWANYVKGVIQHYRGGAVPGFSAVVASDIPLGGGLSSSAALEVATYTFLQQLCPDDGDLVAKALACQKAEHTFAEMPCGIMDQFISVMGKEGHALLIDCRSLETVPVPLSDARLAVLITNSNVRHTLTGSEYPTRRRHCEEAAAALGKASLRDATMAELEAARSRLGEEVYRRARHVIGEIARTAQAAQALQDRDYRTFGRLMVESHNSLRDDYEVSCPELDELVAAALEVDGVYGSRMTGGGFGGCTVTLLEAGAAERAQQHIQEKYSGTATFYLTKPSGGAKELPL